From Lytechinus variegatus isolate NC3 chromosome 16, Lvar_3.0, whole genome shotgun sequence, the proteins below share one genomic window:
- the LOC121430074 gene encoding zinc finger CCCH domain-containing protein 13-like isoform X1: MRCCKKLDFSPEVVSQKMQRSLFQQAVRMHGQNLSVLTEKHLQEDFIFMQGENEDEQLADQKAGEDNHRESALNHPDTTAGAPHQDSVRLTGTMRDLVHVQSRSTTAESSAEESSKSDTSPEILPLGVPRELHEPFDDLSTKTKLFKDDGFVSQLHNFISKKAHLLFKASQGAKESATLPSLQDTVDLDYYATLPPMEQFMVIPPDQSRKRLFEILAVGDIIAGSIVAIKDFGMFVQVVCLCGKDARYLQECDIVGLLPKGELGDRYSQKSQLDDFRAGDVVRCRVVKTDAVNEKVILTMINQGEQNDENLLGIINEGELPVHYRRSQTQRETQESYDEMLDNTLGFDNPYNVSCLANMLDIDDTAPPSLMPGLQSANFPTEEYAESLRKWQSHKWAMESVARGVEHFKASRYLEAMQQLNRALEIDAENVEGLVARGALFANQNNLSKAIKDFAEALRIKPSHKNANRYMCQTLYEKGKQCEDNDEKDKAKDCYQSAVDLNPDFKDALVCLQRLEKTSRRKSVKDNSEEEGLVTSSEESPQEQISAKQLREMITEEKSSTKKKKKKDKQSRGHEDGKGDTKVKKELKMAKKKKKKKKLRRRSSSSPEISKLKQKEPSSDSESESSEPPSPVPKHKRGSKELKEVQSPERGRLTGKKRSRNGSLSPKRKSRSKTRKADLIRKKSKHASETSSSNDDDKLKEVEVTDKRNHRKSMERNSSVKAKHKVDLNRSRKDSDSSVASSSDEEPLKKREGKKERKDQKVKESSHKKRKMKTKKDKIKRSRSSSSVSEESADSPSYSPMRKKSKPAKKAKKMHKRSKKRSDSVTSGSDSGSESERKPSPPRKAHKKKKKNKKKKAKKKERASSVSSRSVLSSESPERPKSTEEHSKKRKFKKNTKGDDHYSDRSSLESSSSSEQQKVTNMKKDSKARIDGDSPIRSERRSRSTSLVKKASKGSSDEGEEIKIGKKRSRSSEYSIPQVKDHPKRQSSREAGHSPTDERRQRMTSDEESEEHYMKKAGHKGQKRLSSPEKEESKSDMKVKTESKQKIERKEEVDKSSRRSKRHSKAESPSSNRKHRSASRERNKSDDRDKKKSRKSSSPAGMSPERKEPSEDYKQGKLDKHSEFGGDGSSREKNKFDKKDKKRQQKSYSSASESPPRKGKVEEHKEEKSGKHSRTREDSHERLKLTRRSRSLSPKGKREEEKKERTPIRERKRKRSGSFKDDTNSLEMDSRDRKSRDIEKEDKVRHRKESGETRSRLESPEGSRYRPKSADSGKNARKESPKENKKSQSKRSPSPFGRNEDRSRSREDVNQKRYSRSGRSTSVDFHDRKQRSKSGSYEREKDKEHNRSEDKDRGRNRRESREKEDSRRRSGSFDREGPTKERKLSDGDHHKNSDETNNKDRPRSREDEKRKESRDAERRTSHDVIRDDRDRGRDRRKESQYHDLDRSSRRESRDREGRDSGKNADSFGENGRKSRERSRERKDSRKNADSSQEIRRKSREREGERSRERSREKDRRDSAKNVDNSRERKERSSEREKEISGSRFESNRREQKIHSDSSKDIGKAGTKAKEGEHHQMPSLNIEDIPMPPEKPTPVVEDKKEPSPILYVTSSSCKDEIIKVKSKWDTDSEDDESGASGPSQNRRGGGGRGAAGGPKSFGPSSQYRGSNVGGNTGGGKNYGGYRRHADDSVFENTSYNIGISETCQCCQHLSVDLEQAVHHEPLRLRGGCVASPPPKYESDHSDSDVSFSSSSNVDSEEPKQDSSYEDHSSVGRRYKSSSSDRSSGERSKKRFKLSRRRESQSSSRSSSTSSSGSWSSRSSSRSDISLSPSDKSRSPSSERSSSSYRSYGSNSKSSKEQIETRRQDDQGSNTESSDSECADEYNLFDSWEDYMDTKGHNLGKELHSSIREQRTVKLETGGSTVGKFNRNSPVHTDSEEEQESPSKTVQTESPDDDNAKCDEDITDNTKCENEQKTCGDLGENKESGTLEKAQGMKNQAPILNKEVQLDRHSRKRDRDHFASSSKQEANKISHYQGSSTSSRYGQYGFGADNVRQENYSHNENLDESYPVEYGNQLKVRLSHGSDRHDHVNTERRHGGQWSHDHRSGHYKDERQHRGDGNYRENHHHSRHTYPQREERQDYRRHSQRGYGNHRRREHGFRRRRDDDDWGRGVKEVQERGTFLGLVTKSKEGLVSQLYSVCSSALELVRSDHRQWWL, from the exons ATGCGATGTTGTAAAAAGTTGGATTTTTCACCTGAAGTTGTCTCTCAGAAAATGCAACGAAGTTTGTTCCAGCAAGCCGTGCGTATGCACGGTCAGAATCTTTCGGTCCTCACAGAAAAGCATCTTCAAGaagatttcattttcatgcaaGGAGAAAATGAAGATGAACAGCTTGCTGATCAGAAAGCAGGGGAGGACAACCATCGGGAATCGGCTTTGAATCACCCCGACACTACCGCGGGGGCTCCCCACCAAGACAGCGTACGTTTGACGGGGACCATGCGAGATCTTGTTCATGTGCAATCGCGTTCAACAACAGCTGAATCAAGTGCCGAAGAGTCTTCAAAATCAGACACTTCACCGGAAATTCTACCACTTGGTGTGCCGCGGGAGCTCCATGAGCCATTTGATGACCTGTCCACGAAGACCAAATTgtttaaaga TGATGGATTTGTATCCCAGCTCCATAATTTCATATCGAAGAAAGCCCACCTTCTATTCAAGGCATCTCAAGGAGCCAAAGAGTCTGCCACATTACCAAGCCTCCAGGACACCGTTGACCTAGACTACTATGCTACTTTACCCCCAATGGAGCAGTTCATGGTCATTCCTCCGGACCAGTCTAGGAAAAGACTCTTTGAGATCCTTGCCGTTGGCGATATCATTGCAGGATCGATCGTGGCCATCAAAGATTTCGGCATGTTTGTGCAAGTGGTGTGCTTGTGTGGAAAAGATGCCAG GTATCTTCAAGAGTGTGACATTGTTGGACTGCTTCCGAAGGGAGAGCTTGGTGATAGGTACTCCCAGAAGTCTCAGCTTGATGATTTCCGTGCTGGTGATGTGGTCCGGTGTAGAGTGGTGAAGACGGATGCAGTCAACGAGAAGGTCATCTTGACGATGATCAACCAGGGTGAACAGAATGATGAAAACCTTCTT GGTATCATCAACGAAGGTGAGCTTCCTGTGCATTACCGTCGCTCTCAAACCCAGCGAGAGACACAGGAGTCCTATGACGAGATGTTGGACAATACTCTAGGCTTTGACAACCCTTATAATGTATCCTGCCTGGCTAACATGCTTGATATAGACGATACAGCCCCACCTTCCCTGATGCCTGGATTGCAGAG TGCTAATTTCCCGACAGAGGAGTATGCAGAATCATTGAGGAAATGGCAATCACACAAATGGGCCATGGAAAG TGTTGCTCGAGGTGTGGAGCATTTCAAAGCAAGCCGTTATCTTGAAGCCATGCAGCAGCTTAACAGAGCCCTGGAGATTGATGCAGAGAATGTAGAAGGCCTTGTTGCACGGGGGGCATT gtTTGCAAACCAGAACAACTTGTCCAAGGCCATCAAAGATTTTGCTGAAGCTTTGAGAATCAAACCGTCTCATAAGAATGCCAATAGATACATGTGTCAGACTCTGTATGAGAAAGGAAAACA ATGTGAAGATAACGATGAGAAAGACAAAGCCAAGGATTGTTATCAGAGCGCTGTGGACCTCAACCCGGATTTCAAGGACGCCCTCGTGTGTTTACAAAGACTTGAGAAAACTTCTAGACGG AAGAGTGTCAAGGATAACAGCGAGGAAGAAGGGCTTGTTACATCATCCGAAGAGTCTCCCCAGGAACAGATATCTGCCAAACAACTGCGAGAAATGATCACTGAAGAAAAATCCTCCaccaagaagaagaaaaagaaagataaacaaTCCCGGGGTCATGAGGACGGGAAAGGGGATACTAAAGTCAAGAAAGAGTTGAAGAtggcaaaaaagaagaagaaaaagaaaaagttgaggAGGAGAAGCAGCTCCTCGCCAGAGATTTCTAAGTTGAAGCAGAAAGAACCATCTAGTGATTCAGAGAGTGAATCGTCAGAACCACCAAGCCCTGTGCCGAAGCACAAGAGAGGCTCGAAAGAACTGAAAGAAGTGCAGTCTCCAGAAAGAGGCAGGCTCACAGGGAAGAAGAGATCAAGAAATGGAAGCCTCTCACCAAAGCGAAAGAGCCGTAGCAAAACTAGGAAAGCTGACCTGATCCGAAAGAAATCCAAACATGCTTCAGAGACATCCTcgagcaatgatgatgataaattgaAGGAGGTAGAAGTAACAGATAAAAGAAACCATCGTAAGTCTATGGAGAGGAATAGCAGTGTAAAAGCTaagcataaagttgatttgaatcggaGCAGAAAGGATAGTGACTCTTCTGTGGCTTCATCATCTGATGAGGAGCCTCTGAAGAAGAGAGAAGgcaaaaaggaaaggaaagaccAAAAAGTGAAAGAATCATCTCATAAGAAAAGGAAGATGAAGACCAAGAaggataaaataaaaagaagcaGATCGTCATCATCTGTCTCTGAAGAAAGTGCAGATTCTCCGTCTTATTCTCCCATGAGGAAAAAATCCAAACCAGCAAAGAAGGctaagaaaatgcataaaaggTCCAAGAAGAGGTCAGATAGTGTTACATCTGGAAGTGATTCCGGCTCAGAATCTGAGCGAAAGCCTTCCCCTCCCAGGAAAGCccacaagaagaaaaagaagaacaagaagaagaaagcaAAGAAGAAGGAGCGTGCATCATCAGTTTCGTCTCGGTCGGTTCTCAGTTCTGAATCCCCAGAACGACCCAAGTCAACTGAGGAACATTCTAAGAAGAGGAAGttcaagaaaaatacaaaaggagATGATCATTATTCAGACAGATCCAGTTTGGAAAGTTCATCTTCCTCAGAGCAGCAAAAGGTAACCAACATGAAGAAAGATTCCAAAGCCAGAATTGATGGAGACTCGCCAATAAGGTCAGAAAGACGATCGCGGTCTACTTCTTTGGTTAAAAAAGCTTCCAAAGGCAGCTCAGACGAAGGAGAGGAGATCAAGATTGGTAAGAAACGGTCCAGATCAAGCGAATATAGTATTCCACAAGTGAAAGATCACCCTAAAAGGCAGTCATCCAGAGAAGCAGGCCATTCTCCAACAGATGAGAGACGTCAAAGAATGACTTCTGATGAAGAATCAGAGGAGCACTACATGAAGAAAGCTGGGCATAAAGGACAAAAGAGATTATCATCACCAGAAAAAGAGGAAAGCAAATCTGATATGAAAGTCAAGACAGAGAGTAAGCAAAAAATTGAGAGAAAAGAAGAGGTAGACAAAAGTTCAAGGAGAAGTAAAAGACACTCTAAGGCAGAATCTCCTTCCAGTAACAGGAAGCACAGAAGTGCATCAAGGGAAAGAAATAAGTCAGATGACAGAGAcaaaaagaaatcaagaaaatcaTCCTCTCCTGCTGGTATGTCGCCAGAAAGGAAAGAACCTTCCGAGGATTATAAACAAGGCAAATTAGATAAACATTCTGAGTTTGGTGGTGATGGATCATCAAGGGAGAAgaataaatttgacaagaaagacaaaaagagaCAGCAGAAGTCATATTCTTCTGCCTCTGAATCCCCTCCGAGGAAAGGCAAAGTTGAGGAGCACAAAGAAGAGAAGTCTGGTAAGCATTCAAGGACTAGAGAGGACAGTCATGAAAGGTTGAAGTTAACCAGGAGATCAAGATCTCTCTCTCCAAaaggaaaaagggaagaggaaaagaaggagCGTACTCCTATTAGAGaaagaaaacgaaaaagaagTGGCTCTTTCAAAGATGACACAAATTCACTTGAGATGGATAGCCGTGATCGAAAATCAAGAGATAttgaaaaagaagataaagTTAGACATAGAAAGGAATCGGGTGAAACTCGCAGTAGACTTGAATCTCCTGAGGGAAGCAGGTATCGCCCCAAATCAGCTGATAGTGGGAAAAATGCCAGAAAAGAGTCTCCTAAAGAGAATAAGAAGAGTCAAAGCAAACGTTCTCCATCCCCCTTTGGAAGGAATGAAGATAGAAGTAGATCAAGAGAAGATGTGAATCAAAAAAGATATTCAAGAAGTGGCAGAAGTACTTCCGTTGATTTTCATGACAGAAAACAGAGGTCAAAATCTGGGTCttatgagagagagaaagacaaggaACATAACAGATCAGAAGACAAGGACAGAGGAAGAAATAGAAGAGAAAGCAGAGAAAAAGAAGATAGCAGAAGAAGAAGTGGATCTTTTGATAGAGAGGGGCCTACTAAAGAACGAAAATTGAGTGATGGCGATCACCACAAAAACTCTGatgaaacaaataacaaagatcGCCCAAGGTCAAGAGAAgatgaaaagaggaaagaaagcaGAGATGCTGAGAGAAGAACAAGTCATGATGTCATACGAGATGATAGGGATAGAGGAAGGGATAGAAGAAAGGAAAGCCAATACCATGATCTTGACAGGTCTAGTCGTAGGGAATCCAGAGACAGGGAAGGAAGAGATTCAGGGAAGAATGCAGACAGTTTTGGAGAAAACGGCAGGAAATCAAGGGAAAGGTCCAGAGAAAGAAAAGATTCACGGAAGAATGCAGACAGTTCTCAAGAAATCCGCAGGAAatcaagagaaagagaaggggaaaggtcTCGGGAACGGTCCAGGGAAAAAGATAGAAGAGATTCAGCAAAAAATGTTGACAATTCtagggaaagaaaggaaagatctagtgagagagagaaggagattTCTGGGAGCAGATTTGAATCAAATAGACGAGAACAGAAGATTCACTCTGACTCTTCCAAAGACATTGGAAAAGCAGGGACCAAAGCAAAGGAAGGTGAGCATCATCAGATGCCCTCTTTGAATATTGAAGATATTCCAATGCCTCCTGAAAAACCGACACCGGTTGTTGAAGACAAGAAAGAACCATCTCCTATTCTCTATGTGACATCCAGCTCTTGCAAGGATGAGATCATCAAGGTGAAAAGCAAGTGGGACACTGACAGTGAAGATGACGAAAGTGGTGCCTCTGGACCCTCTCAGAATCGTAGAGGTGGTGGAGGCAGGGGTGCTGCAGGTGGTCCAAAGTCTTTTGGACCCTCATCCCAATACAGGGGTAGCAATGTTGGTGGGAATACTGGTGGTGGAAAAAACTATGGAGGTTATCGCAGACATGCTGATGATAGCGTTTTTGAGAACACATCCTACAATATAGGCATTTCAGAAACTTGTCAGTGCTGTCAACATCTCTCTGTAGATTTAGAACAGGCTGTGCACCATGAGCCGTTGAGATTGAGGGGTGGATGCGTTGCCAGTCCACCACCCAAATATGAATCCGATCACAGCGATTCTGATGTGTCTTTTAGTTCGTCAAGTAATGTTGACTCTGAAGAACCCAAGCAAGACAGTTCGTATGAGGATCATTCGTCGGTTGGAAGAAGGTACAAATCCTCATCAAGCGATAGAAGTTCTGGTGAGAGGAGTAAAAAGCGGTTTAAGCTATCAAGAAGGAGAGAAAGTCAAAGTTCCTCAAGGAGCTCAAGCACAAGCTCTTCAGGAAGCTGGAGCAGTAGATCATCAAGCAGGAGTGACATTTCTCTTTCACCAAGCGACAAATCTCGCTCTCCATCTTCTGAAAGGTCAAGTAGCAGTTACAGGAGCTATGGCTCTAATAGCAAATCATCAAAGGAACAGATAGAAACCAGAAGACAGGATGATCAAGGGTCCAACACTGAGAGTTCAGATTCAGAGTGTGCGGATGAATACAATCTTTTTGATAGTTGGGAGGACTACATGGACACTAAGGGCCATAACCTTGGTAAAGAATTGCATTCCAGTATTAGAGAACAGCGCACTGTAAAGCTAGAAACTGGTGGTAGTACAGTAGGAAAGTTTAATAGAAATAGTCCTGTACACACAGACTctgaagaagaacaagaaagcCCTAGCAAAACTGTCCAGACTGAGAGTCCAGATGACGACAATGCTAAATGTGATGAGGATATTACTGATAATACTAAATGTGAGAATGAACAAAAGACTTGTGGTGATTTAGGAGAAAATAAAGAGAGTGGAACCTTGGAGAAAGCACAAGGTATGAAAAATCAGGCACCAATACTTAATAAAGAAGTCCAACTTGATAGACATTCTAGAAAAAGAGATAGAGATCACTTCGCAAGTAGTTCGAAGCAAGAAGCAAACAAAATCAGCCATTATCAGGGATCAAGCACGAGTAGTAGATATGGCCAATATGGGTTTGGAGCAGATAATGTTAGGCAGGAAAATTACAGTCACAATGAAAACTTGGATGAAAGTTATCCTGTAGAATATGGAAATCAACTGAAAGTAAGACTCAGCCACGGTTCTGACCGTCATGATCATGTAAATACTGAGAGACGTCATGGTGGTCAGTGGTCTCATGATCATAGAAGTGGCCATTACAAAGATGAAAGGCAGCACAGAGGTGACGGCAATTACagagaaaatcaccatcactcaAGACACACCTACCCTCAACGAGAGGAGAGGCAAGATTACCGCAGACACTCTCAAAGGGGTTATGGGAATCACAGACGAAGAGAGCACGGTTTTCGAAGGAGAAGGGATGATGACGATTGGGGGCGGGGTGTGAAGGAAGTCCAAGAACGGGGCACTTTCTTGGGGTTGGTGACGAAATCCAAAGAAGGATTAGTCTCACAGTTGTACAGTGTGTGTTCTTCAGCTCTTGAATTAGTGCGATCTGATCACCGTCAGTGGTGGCTCtga